GATTGTGAAATACGGTAATTATAAATTGACGATTGTTGATATTGAGGGGAAACGGATTTCTAAGGTTAAATTAGAAAAGGTGGTTAGCAGTAAAGGCGATGACGCCGGGATAAGCAAGCAGGCAGAAGTTAAAGAGATTAGCAGGTAGATTTTAGGAGAACAATAAACTGAATCTCATAAGCAGATTTGACATAAGCACAGGCGAAGAGATAGTCGTAAGTATCGTAGAAGGTAAAGACCAGCAGGCCATAGATATCCGGCTTCATACAAAAACAAATGCTGGTGAATCATTACCTACCGGGCAATGCATCAAGATCCCAACCTCCATGCTTCCTGAGTTAAAGAGGATGGTAAACCTTTTAGAGGAGGCTTGTGCTGTCAGGGGGCTTTCCGATGAATTCGAAGACCTGAATGATTTAAAAGAAGAAAAGGAGATTTCGTTTGCCCATCCAAGTGAAGAGGAATTTGCCCATATATTAGATTTCTATCAGATTGAATGGGATTATGAGCCACGGACTTTTCCTATAAAATGGGATGATGCAGGCAGGGTAGTTGAGAGCTTTACCCCTGATTTTTATCTTAAAGACCTTGATTTATTTATAGAACTTACAACCATGAAACAAAGTCTCGTGACAAAGAAAAACAGAAAAGTAAGACTCCTTAAAGAGCTTTATCCTGATATTAATTTAAAATTATTTTACGGTAAGGACTATAAACAGCTTTTAAATAAGTATGGGATTGGAGGATGACAAAAAAATACCCTGAGTTTCAGAATTGTTATGTCCAAGAGGGCAAATCTTATAAGCTAACTTCTGACTACTTACAGCTTGCTAACTTATTTGATTATTTACGCCTCTTCGGGCTTCCCTTTGATCACCTCCGCGGGGTCCCACAAGACGATCTTTTATTCTTACTCCTCAGGGTATTTTTACGTTACCACCGCAATTTACCAATGTCAAGTAAATTTAAAAAAAGATAGGAGATTTATGGAACATATTGGAAACATTATAATTTCAGAGGATGATATAAAGAGAAGGATTCAGGAAATCGGAAAAATGATTTCAAAAGATTATGAAGGAAAGGAGCTGGTTATAGTATGCGTTTTAAAAGGGGCTGTTGTATTCGTCTCTGACCTTATCAGGGCTATTAGTTTACCTGTTTGTGTGGACTTTTTGTCTATATCCTCTTATGCAGAGAGGAGCGAGGCAGGGGCAGTTCGGATATTAAAAGACCTTGATATTGATATAACAAACCGTGAAGTCCTGGTTGTTGAAGATATTATAGATACAGGTTTTACACTTGGTTATCTGCTCAGGATTCTCAAGGCAAGGAACCCTTCTTCCCTTAAAGTAGCTGTTTTATTGGACAGACCGGCTTTAAGGATTGTTGATTTGCCTGTGGCTTATAAGGGATTTGAGATTCCTGAGGAATTTGTAGTAGGTTATGGGCTGGATTACAATCAGAAATATAGGAACCTGCCGTATATAAGCATATTAAAAACAAACAAATAGTTTACATCTGACCGGTTTTTAAATATATGTCATTGACAATCTTTTTACCGAAATGGTTGTTAACCTTTTCTATCAGGTCATTCTTGTAAAAGCTCAACTCCTGCATCCATGCGGAGCTGTCCACAATAACATAGAGCCTATTATGATGGAGTCCGGCAGGGTAAGTATGTGATGCGATTATTTTGCCGGTTATCTCTTCCCACTTATCCGCTATAGTATATTCTATTATCTTTCCTTCAAGCCCGTATTGCCTGAGGAGTTTCATTAAAATACCTGACACTTTTTGCATAATATCTGCTTACCTCTTGAACTTGTTTTATTTTTTATGTAGTATGTTGCCTGTATGGCGGTCTTAAAAAAGAACTTTTGGTTTTTAATCCTGTTTATCTTTATCGGAACCCTCTTAGGAGGTGTCCTTGGTGAAATACTAAGGTCAATCTCTCCGGAGGGGTTCTTAAGGAACGCATTTACCGAAGGGTTCTTTATTGGGATAAGTCCTCCCATAACCTTTGACCTAAGAATTATCTCGTTTACTATCGGGTTCACACTAAGGGCAAACCTCCTTACCTTGTTAGGCACTATATTAGGGGTCTATATTTATAAGCACGCATAAGTTCTAATTAACAATCAGAATTATAGGCTTCTCATATGCAATATTTCAAGTACTGTTTCTCTTTTGTTCCGTAGTATAGGAAGGGGAGCCTCTATCCTAATGCACTGATTTCTTCTTCATGAAAGGCCGCTACCATCCGCAGACATGTAACACCACAGGCCGTTTCCCTCTCCATCCGAGTCTTATTTGATATTTGCATTCACATCTCCCTTTCCCGTTCTTGCAAAGAGAAATAGAATCGGCTATCATAGCCGAAATGAAAGAACTTGAGGTACTTCGTAAGGAAATAGACAAGATTGATATTGAGATTCTCAGTCTTCTTAATAAGAGGACGAGTTATGCCATTGATATTGGACGCATAAAAAAAGAGGAGAAGATGGCGGTACATGTACCTCAGAGGGAGAGGGAGGTATACGAACGGCTTGAGAAGGAGAATAAAGGGCCTTTTCCAAATGAGGCGCTGAGGGTTGTTTTCAGGGAGATTATGTCAGCGTCTCTTTCATTGGAACAGCCTTTACGGGTTGCCTATCTGGGGCCAAAGGCAACATTTACCCATCTCGCCTGTATGAAGCAGTTCGGTTTCTTTGCAAACTATATCCCGGTAAATAGTATAAAGGACGCCTTTGCAGAGGTTGAACGCGGAAGGGCTGATTATGGTGTAGTGCCCATTGAAAACTCAACTGAGGGTGTTGTGAATCACACGCTCGATATGTTTGTGGAATCAAATCTAAAGATTACCTCAGAGATACTTCAGGAGGTAAGCCATAACCTGCTGTCTTTAACCGGTGTGGTAGAGGATATAAAGTGCATATATTCCCACCCGCAGGCTATTGCCCAGTGTTCAACATGGCTTGAACGCAATCTGCCGCGTGTGCCTGTAGTTGAGGTATCAAGCACTGCACGGGCGGCGGAGATGTGTGTGGATGATTCCTCTGCTGCTGCAATTGCGAGTGAGCTTGCGTCGCAGTTGTATGGACTGAAGATTATTAGTAGTCACATAGAAGACCGTACGAACAACTATACCCGTTTTCTTGTTATAGCAAGGAATTATGTGCCTAAGAGCGGTAAAGATAAAACCTCAATCATGTTTTCCATCAAAGACAGGATAGGGGCGCTTTACGGCGTGTTAAAGACGTTTACTGATGTCGGCATCAATCTGACAAAGATCGAGTCTCGTCCTTCAAGAAAGAAGGCATGGGATTACGTATTCTTTGTTGACCTTGAAGGCCATATAGAGGATGAAAAGATAAAGAAGGCGATGGAGGGGCTTGAGCCTCAGTGTATTTTTCTGAAGGTGCTGGGGTCGTATCCGGTAGGGGAATAAGGCATAGAGTAGGCTAATAGATAAAAGCAAGATGTAAGAAGTTAGAAGCAAGAAAGAGAAATAAACGTGCTTAAATACGTTAGTGAGAATATAAAGAATCTTGTGCCGTATTCTCCTGGGAAGCCTTTGGAGGAGCTGGAGAGGGAGCTGGGTATAAAGCAGGCGATAAAGCTTGCATCTAATGAGAATCCGCTTGGGCCGTCTAAGAAGGCGTTGGAGGCTATAGGAAAATCTCTCAGCAGACTGCACCGTTATCCTGACGGCGGCGGATTTTATCTGAGAGGTGCAATCAGCAGGAAGTGGAATTTACAGCCTGAGTCAGTTGTGCTCGGTAACGGCTCCAATGAGATAATTGAACTACTGATCAGGACATTCATGTCGCCGGGTGATAATGCTGTTACTTCAGAGAACACCTTTTCTGTATACCGCCTCATTGTAACTGCGGCGAATGGAAATATCACTGCTGTTCCGATGAAGGACGGACGTTATGACCTTTCGAAGGTAGCAGAAAACATTACTGCTAAAACGAGGCTTGTTTTTATAGCGAATCCGAATAATCCGACAGGCACTATTGTAGGTACACAGGAGATAATGGATTTTCTGGACAGGATACCTGAAGATGTCCTTGTTGTGTTTGATGAGGCTTATGCTGAATATGCAGTCTCGCCGGATTATCCCGATTCTCTGTCCTGGTTAAGAGAAGGCCGCAATGTTGTGATACTACGCACATTCTCTAAGATATATGGGCTTGCAGGGCTTCGCATAGGATATGGATTGATGAAGCCGGAGATTACAGATATGCTGAACAGGGTACGTCAGCCGTTTAATACAAACTCCCTTGCCCAAATTGCCGCATTAGCGGCTATTGAAGATGAACAGCATGTTAAAGAGAGCATAAGGATAAATAACGAGGGCAAGTATTTTCTATACAAAGAGTTTGATTCACTCGGTATAAATTATTTACCGACAGAGGCAAATTTTATCTACTTCCAGGCAGGTGAAGATGGTAAGAGGATATTTGATGCCATGCTGAGACAGGGTGTAATAATCAGGCATATTGGCGGTGAAAACCTAAGAGTTACCATAGGCATGCCGGAAGAGAATAGAAGATTTATAGAATCGTTAAGAGCAGTGATTGGAAGTTAGAAGTAAGAAGTTAGAAGGCAGAAGTAAGAGGCAAGAAGTAAGATGTTAGAAATTATAAGGCAGAAGTGAAAAAATTGGTATCTCGATTCTAACGTCTTACTTCTAACTAATGACTTATATATACAACTAAGTGTTAATAATAGATGAATAATTAAGAGGGGGAATAAGTAATGATAATCGTACTAAGACCTGATGTCACAGAGGCACAGATTACCCATATTAAGGAACGGCTTGAAGAGCTTGGTCTTACAATCCATGTTTCAGCAGGTAAGGAGCGGACTGTTCTGGGGGCAATTGGGGATGAGAGGATACTGCAGGAACTACCTCTTGCGGCCTTTCCGGGTGTAGAGAAGGTAGTGCCGATATTGAAGCCCTATAAACTTGCAAGCAGGGAGTTTCATCCTGAAGATTCGATTATAGATATAAACGGGGTATGCTTCGGCGGTAAGAAGATACAGGTTATTGCAGGGCCATGTGCTGTTGAGAACCGTGAGATGCTTCTGCAGATTGCAAATGAGATAAAGAATGAAAATATAAGCTTCATAAGGGGCGGTGCCTTTAAACCGCGTACCTCTCCCTATTCCTTCCAGGGGCTTGGTCTTGAAGGTCTTAAATTACTTGCAGAGGCACGGGAAAAGACAGGGTTGCTGGTTGTTACCGAACTTATGGACCCGAGAGACATTGAGATGATATATGAGTACACTGATGTAGTGCAGATCGGGGCAAGGAATATGCAGAACTTCAGGCTTCTTACAGAGATAGGCGGTTATGATAAGCCGGTTATCCTGAAAAGGGGACTTTCTGCAACAATCAAAGAGTTCCTGATGTCTGCTGAATATATCATGGCAAAGGGCAATCAAAAGGTAATCCTCTGTGAAAGGGGTATTCGTACATTTGAGACCGCTACCAGAAACACATTGGATTTGAGTGCTGTCCCTGTATTAAAACAGTTGACGCACCTGCCGGTAATAGTGGATCCAAGTCATGGTGTTGGAAAGTGGGACCTTGTAACTCCAATGGCAAGGGCAGGTGTTGCTGCTGGTGCTGACGGTATTCTTGTTGAGATACACCCTAACCCTGAGCAGGCTATGTCGGATGGAGAGCAGTCCCTCAAGATACCGGTATTTAAAGAGATGATGAGGCAGATAAGGGCAATCGCTGGTGCAATGGGACGTGAGATATGACGTCTGCACCGGCCTCTCTACTCCATTTTAGGAAAATGGTTATTGCAGGGGTTGGGCTTATAGGAGGCTCTCTTGCGCTGGTGTGCAGGGAAAAGGGGATTGTATCTGAGATAGTCGGTGTCGGCAGGGGTGAACAGAATTTAAAAGACGCACTGGCCTTAAATGTAATAGACAGTTATACCTTCAAATTGGAGGAAGCGGTCAGAGGGGCGGATATAATTGTACTGGCAACCCCTGTGACAACACTTATAAGACTGGCAAGGGAGATGTCTCCTTATCTTGAGCCTGGCGCCATTGTTACTGATGTCGGAAGTGTAAAGGGGCCTGTTCTTGAGATAGAAGGAATATTGCCCCCATCAGTACATTTTATTGGTGCCCATCCCATAGCAGGCAAAGAAAAATCAGGCGTGGCGGCTGCATCCAAAGACATATTTCAGGGTGCTAAATGTATAATTACCCCAACATCAAATACATATAAAGACGCACTTGATACTATCGAATCCTTATGGAAGGCCGCAGGGAGCAATGTAATAAAGATGGACCCTGCAAGACATGACCTTATATTTTCTGCTGTCAGCCACCTCCCCCATCTTGTAGCCTACGCACTTGTGAATACCCTGCTTGACCTTGAAAAGACTGAAGATAAATTGATTTCTTACTCCGCAGGCGGGTTCCGGGATTTTACAAGGATTGCCGCAAGCCATCCGGAGATGTGGAGGGATATCTGTATTATGAACAAGGACAACCTTATTAATATGCTTGAGAGATTTGAGGATTCTATTGGAAGACTTAAAACATTTATTAAGAAAGAAGATGGTGATGCCCTTTACAGGGAGTTTGAGAGGGCAAGAGGGGTCAGGGAGAAGCTGTAAAAAGGGTCCCAGGGGTCAAGTGGTCGAGGGTTCAAGTGAAATGATGATGAAAATCCCCTCTCCCTCAGGGAGAGGGTTAGGGGGAGTTTCAAAATTCCCTCCCCTTCAAGGGGAGGGTTAGGGTGGGGATGGGGTTCTTTTCGCATGAAAACAATTCGTATAAAACCTGTAAAAAAATTAAGCGGTGAAATCAGTGTACAGGGGGATAAGTCTATCTCTCACAGGGCAATCATTTTCGGTTCAATTGCAAATGGTGTTACTAAGGTTACAAACTTTCTAACCTCTGATGATTGTATCAGGACTATGCGGGCCTTTGAGGCGATGGGGGTGAAGATAGACGCAGAAGGTGATGCCGTGGAGATACATGGCAATGGCCCCGCCGGTTTAATTGAACCTGCTGATGTAATGGATATGGGCAATTCCGGTACAAGCGCCAGGCTTCTTACCGGCCTGCTGTCAGGTCAACCCTTTTTTTCACTCTTTACCGGCGATAATTCCCTGAGGCGGCGGCCAATGAAAAGGGTAATCGGACCATTGAAGATGATGGGGGCAAATATCTGGGGCAGGAAGGGCGGGGAATATTTACCACTCGCAATAAGAGGTGGTAAATTGCAGGGGATTTCATACACATTGCCGGTGCCGAGTGCACAGGTAAAATCGGCCATTTTGCTTGCAGGTTTGTTTGCTGAAGGTCAAACCTCTGTTGTGGAAGGGATACCTTCAAGGGACCACACGGAATTAATGATGGAGTCCTTTGGGATTAACCTTATGAAAGATGGGGCTACCATAATGATTGATGGAGGTCAGGTTCCTTATTCTAATGACATAACGGTGCCTGGAGATATTTCT
This is a stretch of genomic DNA from Nitrospirota bacterium. It encodes these proteins:
- the aroA gene encoding 3-phosphoshikimate 1-carboxyvinyltransferase; this encodes MKTIRIKPVKKLSGEISVQGDKSISHRAIIFGSIANGVTKVTNFLTSDDCIRTMRAFEAMGVKIDAEGDAVEIHGNGPAGLIEPADVMDMGNSGTSARLLTGLLSGQPFFSLFTGDNSLRRRPMKRVIGPLKMMGANIWGRKGGEYLPLAIRGGKLQGISYTLPVPSAQVKSAILLAGLFAEGQTSVVEGIPSRDHTELMMESFGINLMKDGATIMIDGGQVPYSNDITVPGDISAAAFFLVGASILEGSDVVIKDVGINPTRTGIVDILKEMGASIEIYNQREFGKEPVADLRVRSAALHGIEIKGEIIPRCVDELPVITIAAAMADGETFIRDAAELRYKESDRITVMADCLTALGVDVETYDDGMWIKGSRKLIGTQCTSLGDHRIAMSMAIAGLSAEGETVIEDTECINTSFPKFEETLKTLCRDN
- the pheA gene encoding prephenate dehydratase, with protein sequence MKELEVLRKEIDKIDIEILSLLNKRTSYAIDIGRIKKEEKMAVHVPQREREVYERLEKENKGPFPNEALRVVFREIMSASLSLEQPLRVAYLGPKATFTHLACMKQFGFFANYIPVNSIKDAFAEVERGRADYGVVPIENSTEGVVNHTLDMFVESNLKITSEILQEVSHNLLSLTGVVEDIKCIYSHPQAIAQCSTWLERNLPRVPVVEVSSTARAAEMCVDDSSAAAIASELASQLYGLKIISSHIEDRTNNYTRFLVIARNYVPKSGKDKTSIMFSIKDRIGALYGVLKTFTDVGINLTKIESRPSRKKAWDYVFFVDLEGHIEDEKIKKAMEGLEPQCIFLKVLGSYPVGE
- a CDS encoding DUF4321 domain-containing protein codes for the protein MAVLKKNFWFLILFIFIGTLLGGVLGEILRSISPEGFLRNAFTEGFFIGISPPITFDLRIISFTIGFTLRANLLTLLGTILGVYIYKHA
- the hpt gene encoding hypoxanthine phosphoribosyltransferase yields the protein MEHIGNIIISEDDIKRRIQEIGKMISKDYEGKELVIVCVLKGAVVFVSDLIRAISLPVCVDFLSISSYAERSEAGAVRILKDLDIDITNREVLVVEDIIDTGFTLGYLLRILKARNPSSLKVAVLLDRPALRIVDLPVAYKGFEIPEEFVVGYGLDYNQKYRNLPYISILKTNK
- a CDS encoding histidinol-phosphate transaminase, yielding MNVLKYVSENIKNLVPYSPGKPLEELERELGIKQAIKLASNENPLGPSKKALEAIGKSLSRLHRYPDGGGFYLRGAISRKWNLQPESVVLGNGSNEIIELLIRTFMSPGDNAVTSENTFSVYRLIVTAANGNITAVPMKDGRYDLSKVAENITAKTRLVFIANPNNPTGTIVGTQEIMDFLDRIPEDVLVVFDEAYAEYAVSPDYPDSLSWLREGRNVVILRTFSKIYGLAGLRIGYGLMKPEITDMLNRVRQPFNTNSLAQIAALAAIEDEQHVKESIRINNEGKYFLYKEFDSLGINYLPTEANFIYFQAGEDGKRIFDAMLRQGVIIRHIGGENLRVTIGMPEENRRFIESLRAVIGS
- a CDS encoding DUF721 domain-containing protein, with the translated sequence MQKVSGILMKLLRQYGLEGKIIEYTIADKWEEITGKIIASHTYPAGLHHNRLYVIVDSSAWMQELSFYKNDLIEKVNNHFGKKIVNDIYLKTGQM
- a CDS encoding prephenate dehydrogenase/arogenate dehydrogenase family protein — protein: MVIAGVGLIGGSLALVCREKGIVSEIVGVGRGEQNLKDALALNVIDSYTFKLEEAVRGADIIVLATPVTTLIRLAREMSPYLEPGAIVTDVGSVKGPVLEIEGILPPSVHFIGAHPIAGKEKSGVAAASKDIFQGAKCIITPTSNTYKDALDTIESLWKAAGSNVIKMDPARHDLIFSAVSHLPHLVAYALVNTLLDLEKTEDKLISYSAGGFRDFTRIAASHPEMWRDICIMNKDNLINMLERFEDSIGRLKTFIKKEDGDALYREFERARGVREKL
- the aroF gene encoding 3-deoxy-7-phosphoheptulonate synthase; the protein is MIIVLRPDVTEAQITHIKERLEELGLTIHVSAGKERTVLGAIGDERILQELPLAAFPGVEKVVPILKPYKLASREFHPEDSIIDINGVCFGGKKIQVIAGPCAVENREMLLQIANEIKNENISFIRGGAFKPRTSPYSFQGLGLEGLKLLAEAREKTGLLVVTELMDPRDIEMIYEYTDVVQIGARNMQNFRLLTEIGGYDKPVILKRGLSATIKEFLMSAEYIMAKGNQKVILCERGIRTFETATRNTLDLSAVPVLKQLTHLPVIVDPSHGVGKWDLVTPMARAGVAAGADGILVEIHPNPEQAMSDGEQSLKIPVFKEMMRQIRAIAGAMGREI